A part of Neodiprion pinetum isolate iyNeoPine1 chromosome 4, iyNeoPine1.2, whole genome shotgun sequence genomic DNA contains:
- the LOC124216203 gene encoding retinol dehydrogenase 13 isoform X2 — protein sequence MVWMPPKIILICSFPCTVVALASLKKEHTGGTYYKGKEKLTDKVVVITGANTGIGKETALEMARRDAKVIMACRDMYKCEESRQNIVLETKNKYVYCRKCDLSSFESIRQFVDRFKKEQSKLHILVNNGGVMRCPKSTTADGIETQLGVNHMGHFLLTNLLLDRLKSSAPSRIINVSSIAHKRGDIDVTDLNSEKDYDPAKAYAQSKLANILFTNELARKLQGTGVTANAVHPGIVDTDIIRHMGFYNSTFSKIFLYPFAWPFIKTPKQGAQTCIYAALDPSLKDVSGKYFSNCEEADTAPQAKDEKLAKWLWLTSEKWTRLNAT from the exons ATGGTTTGGATGCCgccgaaaataattttaatctgCAGCTTTCCATGCACCGTCGTCGCTCTGGCAAGCTTGAAAAA GGAACACACCGGTGGCACCTATTACAAGGGCAAGGAAAAGTTGACAGATAAGGTCGTTGTAATAACTGGTGCTAATACGGGAATTGGCAAAGAAACTGCGCTGGAAATGGCCAGGAGGGACGCCAAGGTTATCATGGCATGCCGGGATATGTATAAGTGCGAAGAG tcGCGTCAAAATATAGTCTtagaaacgaaaaacaaatacGTCTACTGCAGGAAGTGTGACTTGAGCTCGTTTGAGAGTATTCGTCAATTTGTTGATAGGTTTAAGAAAG AACAATCGAAGCTTCACATTCTCGTCAACAATGGAGGTGTTATGCGTTGCCCAAAAAGCACAACGGCAGATGGGATAGAAACTCAACTGGGGGTTAATCACATGGGGCATTTTTTGCTCACAAATTTACTGCTGGACAGACTTAAATCCTCAGCTCCGTCGCGAATAATCAATGTTTCAAGCATAGCGCATAAACGTGGTGACATCGATGTTACGGATTTAAACAGTGAGAAGGATTATGACCCAGCTAAAGCTTACGCGCAGAGCAAGTTGGCTAATATTCTTTTCACCAACGAGCTGGCAAGAAAACTCCAGG GCACAGGAGTAACTGCGAATGCCGTTCATCCTGGGATTGTCGATACTGATATAATACGGCATATGGGATTTTACAATAGTACattcagtaaaatttttctttacccCTTTGCATGGCCCTTCATAAAGACTCCAAAGCAGGGGGCCCAAACTTGTATATATGCTGCACTGGATCCAAGTCTCAAAGACGTCAGTGGTAAATACTTTAG CAATTGCGAGGAGGCTGATACCGCTCCACAAGCCAAGGATGAGAAACTGGCGAAATGGTTGTGGCTAACTAGCGAGAAATGGACAAGGTTGAATGCCActtaa
- the LOC124216201 gene encoding acyl-CoA Delta-9 desaturase-like isoform X1, whose amino-acid sequence MIADENYTLEQSREKVFSKSDDVKSIKSEEVRQNLKWKNILFIVFLHVGLVFGISVYAFGISYIRIKWMTVFWGFIVTLLSGLGVTAGAHRFWSHRAYKANLGLRIILMILYSIAGLNSIFHWVKDHRVHHKYSETDADPHNAKRGFFFSHVGWLFVKRHPEYLRRQKEIDLSDIIADPVVMFNKKYEKELYVMFCFVIPMAVPVIFWGETLLHAILTQCFIRYVLTLNFIWSVNSVAHLWGDRLYNRAINPTENTMVSLVTGGEGSHNYHHTFPWVYKASEWPYLRFNWTTLFIRGFSKIGWAYDLREPSPAFVQKVTQAIGRNSKVL is encoded by the exons ATGATTGCCGACGAAAATTACACGTTGGAGCAATCACGCGAAAAAGTATTTAGTAAATCGGACGACGTAAAGTCGATTAAATCCGAAGAGGTTcgacaaaatttaaaatggaaGAATATTCTCTTCATCGTGTTCCTTCACGTCGGATTAGTGTTTGGTATTAGCGTCTACGCTTTTGGAATCTCTTATATACGGATTAAATGGATGACCGTTTTTTGGG GCTTTATTGTCACTCTCTTATCAGGATTGGGAGTAACCGCGGGAGCACACCGTTTTTGGAGCCACCGAGCCTACAAGGCAAACCTCGGCTTACGAATCATACTGATGATATTGTACTCCATCGCTGGGCTT AATTCGATATTTCACTGGGTGAAGGATCACAGAGTCCACCACAAGTATTCCGAAACCGATGCCGATCCCCACAACGCGAAGCGCggcttctttttctctcacgTTGGTTGGCTTTTCGTCAAAAGGCATCCCGAATACCTTCGTCGACAAAAGGAAATCGACTTGAGCGATATCATCGCTGATCCAGTGGTCATGTTCAATAAGAA ATATGAAAAAGAATTGTACGTCATGTTTTGCTTCGTAATTCCGATGGCAGTACCAGTTATATTTTGGGGCGAAACCTTGCTGCATGCGATTTTGACTCAATGCTTCATACGCTACGTGCTGACCCTTAATTTTATATGGAGCGTCAACAGTGTTGCACATTTGTGGGGTGATCGCCTGTACAACAG GGCGATCAATCCTACAGAAAACACCATGGTTTCTTTGGTAACAGGCGGTGAAGGCTCTCACAATTATCACCACACGTTCCCCTGGGTCTACAAGGCTTCTGAATGGCCATACCTGAGATTCAATTGGACAACATTATTCATTCgtggattttcaaaaatcggaTGGGCGTATGATTTGCGAGAACCTTCACCCGCCTTTGTGCAAAAAGTCACCCAAGCAATTGGTCGTAACTCCAAGGTactgtaa
- the LOC124216197 gene encoding retinol dehydrogenase 13-like isoform X1 yields MSQFAEFQHVLQEFSPLLDSYWPYVVGIVLGILTMISGWSFRAYMGGPDCPSEERIDGKTVVITGASSGIGRETALELARRGGHVVLAVKDEEAGNNVAEEIRAMPNGKADVRVVDLSSLKSVRAFAEDLELDQLDILINNAGIAFHPYEKTEEGFEMHFVTNYLGHFLLTHLLLPKLKAAKQGRIINVSAQAHIASEIHLDDLNLEKNFSPLEAFGQSKLALILMARHMGHVLKDTNVTVNAVNPGRVRGTRHMRRSPISSTYIIKLSMQPWMWLLLKNPVQGAQTSVYAAVSTQLEKSTGKYFSDCDVKTPSANAMDDNLAEILYSKSLLLVQPFVELPEIVTTNE; encoded by the exons ATGAGTCAGTTTGCAGAATTTCAGCATGTTCTACAAGAGTTTAGTCCTCTACTGGACTCGTACTGGCCGTACGTTGTCGGCATCGTATTGGGAATTTTAACAATGATAAG CGGGTGGAGTTTTAGGGCTTACATGGGAGGACCGGACTGTCCCAGCGAGGAAAGAATTGATGGGAAAACGGTTGTGATAACCGGGGCTTCGAGCGGTATCGGTAGAGAAACAGCTTTGGAACTGGCAAGGAGAGGAGGACACGTAGTTTTGGCTGTCAAAGATGAAGAAGCTGGAAATAACGTAGCCGAAGAAATACGAGCCATGCCTAATGGAAAGGCAGACGTTAGAGTCGTGGACTTGTCTTCGCTGAAGAGTGTTCGTGCCTTTGCCGAAGATCTGG AACTAGATCAACTCGATATATTGATCAATAATGCGGGAATCGCTTTTCATCCGTATGAAAAAACTGAGGAAGGTTTTGAAATGCATTTTGTCACCAACTATCTTG GACATTTTTTGCTGACGCATTTGCTGCTGCCAAAACTCAAGGCAGCTAAACAAGGCAGAATTATAAATGTCTCAGCTCAAGCCCATATAGCTAGTGAGATTCACTTGGATGAtttaaatttggaaaaaaatttctctccatTGGAAGCCTTCGGACAGAGCAAACTTGCTTTGATACTCATGGCGAGACACATGGGTCATGTTTTGAAAG ATACAAATGTAACGGTGAATGCGGTAAATCCTGGTCGTGTTAGAGGAACGCGGCACATGAGAAGATCTCCGATCAGTTCTACGTACATAATAAAGTTATCAATGCAGCCGTGGATGTGGTTACTACTTAAAAATCCTGTGCAAGGCGCACAGACGTCGGTTTATGCTGCTGTATCTACTCAGCTTGAGAAAAGCACCGGAAAGTATTTCAG CGATTGCGATGTAAAGACTCCGTCAGCGAATGCCATGGACGATAACCTAGCTGAGATACTGTATTCAAAGTCACTTTTGCTCGTACAACCATTCGTGGAACTTCCTGAGATTGTCACAACGAATGAGTGA
- the LOC124216201 gene encoding acyl-CoA Delta-9 desaturase-like isoform X2, giving the protein MIADENYTLEQSREKVFSKSDDVKSIKSEEVRQNLKWKNILFIVFLHVGLVFGISVYAFGISYIRIKWMTVFWGFIVTLLSGLGVTAGAHRFWSHRAYKANLGLRIILMILYSIAGLNSIFHWVKDHRVHHKYSETDADPHNAKRGFFFSHVGWLFVKRHPEYLRRQKEIDLSDIIADPVVMFNKKYEKELYVMFCFVIPMAVPVIFWGETLLHAILTQCFIRYVLTLNFIWSVNSVAHLWGDRLYNRAINPTENTMVSLVTGGEGSHNYHHTFPWVYKASEWPYLRFNWTTLFIRGFSKIGWAYDLREPSPAFVQKVTQAIGRNSKL; this is encoded by the exons ATGATTGCCGACGAAAATTACACGTTGGAGCAATCACGCGAAAAAGTATTTAGTAAATCGGACGACGTAAAGTCGATTAAATCCGAAGAGGTTcgacaaaatttaaaatggaaGAATATTCTCTTCATCGTGTTCCTTCACGTCGGATTAGTGTTTGGTATTAGCGTCTACGCTTTTGGAATCTCTTATATACGGATTAAATGGATGACCGTTTTTTGGG GCTTTATTGTCACTCTCTTATCAGGATTGGGAGTAACCGCGGGAGCACACCGTTTTTGGAGCCACCGAGCCTACAAGGCAAACCTCGGCTTACGAATCATACTGATGATATTGTACTCCATCGCTGGGCTT AATTCGATATTTCACTGGGTGAAGGATCACAGAGTCCACCACAAGTATTCCGAAACCGATGCCGATCCCCACAACGCGAAGCGCggcttctttttctctcacgTTGGTTGGCTTTTCGTCAAAAGGCATCCCGAATACCTTCGTCGACAAAAGGAAATCGACTTGAGCGATATCATCGCTGATCCAGTGGTCATGTTCAATAAGAA ATATGAAAAAGAATTGTACGTCATGTTTTGCTTCGTAATTCCGATGGCAGTACCAGTTATATTTTGGGGCGAAACCTTGCTGCATGCGATTTTGACTCAATGCTTCATACGCTACGTGCTGACCCTTAATTTTATATGGAGCGTCAACAGTGTTGCACATTTGTGGGGTGATCGCCTGTACAACAG GGCGATCAATCCTACAGAAAACACCATGGTTTCTTTGGTAACAGGCGGTGAAGGCTCTCACAATTATCACCACACGTTCCCCTGGGTCTACAAGGCTTCTGAATGGCCATACCTGAGATTCAATTGGACAACATTATTCATTCgtggattttcaaaaatcggaTGGGCGTATGATTTGCGAGAACCTTCACCCGCCTTTGTGCAAAAAGTCACCCAAGCAATTGGTCGTAACTCCAAG CTATGA
- the LOC124216197 gene encoding retinol dehydrogenase 13-like isoform X2, with the protein MSQFAEFQHVLQEFSPLLDSYWPYVVGIVLGILTMISFRAYMGGPDCPSEERIDGKTVVITGASSGIGRETALELARRGGHVVLAVKDEEAGNNVAEEIRAMPNGKADVRVVDLSSLKSVRAFAEDLELDQLDILINNAGIAFHPYEKTEEGFEMHFVTNYLGHFLLTHLLLPKLKAAKQGRIINVSAQAHIASEIHLDDLNLEKNFSPLEAFGQSKLALILMARHMGHVLKDTNVTVNAVNPGRVRGTRHMRRSPISSTYIIKLSMQPWMWLLLKNPVQGAQTSVYAAVSTQLEKSTGKYFSDCDVKTPSANAMDDNLAEILYSKSLLLVQPFVELPEIVTTNE; encoded by the exons ATGAGTCAGTTTGCAGAATTTCAGCATGTTCTACAAGAGTTTAGTCCTCTACTGGACTCGTACTGGCCGTACGTTGTCGGCATCGTATTGGGAATTTTAACAATGATAAG TTTTAGGGCTTACATGGGAGGACCGGACTGTCCCAGCGAGGAAAGAATTGATGGGAAAACGGTTGTGATAACCGGGGCTTCGAGCGGTATCGGTAGAGAAACAGCTTTGGAACTGGCAAGGAGAGGAGGACACGTAGTTTTGGCTGTCAAAGATGAAGAAGCTGGAAATAACGTAGCCGAAGAAATACGAGCCATGCCTAATGGAAAGGCAGACGTTAGAGTCGTGGACTTGTCTTCGCTGAAGAGTGTTCGTGCCTTTGCCGAAGATCTGG AACTAGATCAACTCGATATATTGATCAATAATGCGGGAATCGCTTTTCATCCGTATGAAAAAACTGAGGAAGGTTTTGAAATGCATTTTGTCACCAACTATCTTG GACATTTTTTGCTGACGCATTTGCTGCTGCCAAAACTCAAGGCAGCTAAACAAGGCAGAATTATAAATGTCTCAGCTCAAGCCCATATAGCTAGTGAGATTCACTTGGATGAtttaaatttggaaaaaaatttctctccatTGGAAGCCTTCGGACAGAGCAAACTTGCTTTGATACTCATGGCGAGACACATGGGTCATGTTTTGAAAG ATACAAATGTAACGGTGAATGCGGTAAATCCTGGTCGTGTTAGAGGAACGCGGCACATGAGAAGATCTCCGATCAGTTCTACGTACATAATAAAGTTATCAATGCAGCCGTGGATGTGGTTACTACTTAAAAATCCTGTGCAAGGCGCACAGACGTCGGTTTATGCTGCTGTATCTACTCAGCTTGAGAAAAGCACCGGAAAGTATTTCAG CGATTGCGATGTAAAGACTCCGTCAGCGAATGCCATGGACGATAACCTAGCTGAGATACTGTATTCAAAGTCACTTTTGCTCGTACAACCATTCGTGGAACTTCCTGAGATTGTCACAACGAATGAGTGA
- the LOC124216203 gene encoding retinol dehydrogenase 13 isoform X3: MARRDAKVIMACRDMYKCEESRQNIVLETKNKYVYCRKCDLSSFESIRQFVDRFKKEQSKLHILVNNGGVMRCPKSTTADGIETQLGVNHMGHFLLTNLLLDRLKSSAPSRIINVSSIAHKRGDIDVTDLNSEKDYDPAKAYAQSKLANILFTNELARKLQGTGVTANAVHPGIVDTDIIRHMGFYNSTFSKIFLYPFAWPFIKTPKQGAQTCIYAALDPSLKDVSGTSLSSNCEEADTAPQAKDEKLAKWLWLTSEKWTRLNAT; this comes from the exons ATGGCCAGGAGGGACGCCAAGGTTATCATGGCATGCCGGGATATGTATAAGTGCGAAGAG tcGCGTCAAAATATAGTCTtagaaacgaaaaacaaatacGTCTACTGCAGGAAGTGTGACTTGAGCTCGTTTGAGAGTATTCGTCAATTTGTTGATAGGTTTAAGAAAG AACAATCGAAGCTTCACATTCTCGTCAACAATGGAGGTGTTATGCGTTGCCCAAAAAGCACAACGGCAGATGGGATAGAAACTCAACTGGGGGTTAATCACATGGGGCATTTTTTGCTCACAAATTTACTGCTGGACAGACTTAAATCCTCAGCTCCGTCGCGAATAATCAATGTTTCAAGCATAGCGCATAAACGTGGTGACATCGATGTTACGGATTTAAACAGTGAGAAGGATTATGACCCAGCTAAAGCTTACGCGCAGAGCAAGTTGGCTAATATTCTTTTCACCAACGAGCTGGCAAGAAAACTCCAGG GCACAGGAGTAACTGCGAATGCCGTTCATCCTGGGATTGTCGATACTGATATAATACGGCATATGGGATTTTACAATAGTACattcagtaaaatttttctttacccCTTTGCATGGCCCTTCATAAAGACTCCAAAGCAGGGGGCCCAAACTTGTATATATGCTGCACTGGATCCAAGTCTCAAAGACGTCAGTG GTACTTCTCTTTCCAGCAATTGCGAGGAGGCTGATACCGCTCCACAAGCCAAGGATGAGAAACTGGCGAAATGGTTGTGGCTAACTAGCGAGAAATGGACAAGGTTGAATGCCActtaa
- the LOC124216197 gene encoding retinol dehydrogenase 13-like isoform X3, which yields MSQFAEFQHVLQEFSPLLDSYWPYVVGIVLGILTMIRAYMGGPDCPSEERIDGKTVVITGASSGIGRETALELARRGGHVVLAVKDEEAGNNVAEEIRAMPNGKADVRVVDLSSLKSVRAFAEDLELDQLDILINNAGIAFHPYEKTEEGFEMHFVTNYLGHFLLTHLLLPKLKAAKQGRIINVSAQAHIASEIHLDDLNLEKNFSPLEAFGQSKLALILMARHMGHVLKDTNVTVNAVNPGRVRGTRHMRRSPISSTYIIKLSMQPWMWLLLKNPVQGAQTSVYAAVSTQLEKSTGKYFSDCDVKTPSANAMDDNLAEILYSKSLLLVQPFVELPEIVTTNE from the exons ATGAGTCAGTTTGCAGAATTTCAGCATGTTCTACAAGAGTTTAGTCCTCTACTGGACTCGTACTGGCCGTACGTTGTCGGCATCGTATTGGGAATTTTAACAATGATAAG GGCTTACATGGGAGGACCGGACTGTCCCAGCGAGGAAAGAATTGATGGGAAAACGGTTGTGATAACCGGGGCTTCGAGCGGTATCGGTAGAGAAACAGCTTTGGAACTGGCAAGGAGAGGAGGACACGTAGTTTTGGCTGTCAAAGATGAAGAAGCTGGAAATAACGTAGCCGAAGAAATACGAGCCATGCCTAATGGAAAGGCAGACGTTAGAGTCGTGGACTTGTCTTCGCTGAAGAGTGTTCGTGCCTTTGCCGAAGATCTGG AACTAGATCAACTCGATATATTGATCAATAATGCGGGAATCGCTTTTCATCCGTATGAAAAAACTGAGGAAGGTTTTGAAATGCATTTTGTCACCAACTATCTTG GACATTTTTTGCTGACGCATTTGCTGCTGCCAAAACTCAAGGCAGCTAAACAAGGCAGAATTATAAATGTCTCAGCTCAAGCCCATATAGCTAGTGAGATTCACTTGGATGAtttaaatttggaaaaaaatttctctccatTGGAAGCCTTCGGACAGAGCAAACTTGCTTTGATACTCATGGCGAGACACATGGGTCATGTTTTGAAAG ATACAAATGTAACGGTGAATGCGGTAAATCCTGGTCGTGTTAGAGGAACGCGGCACATGAGAAGATCTCCGATCAGTTCTACGTACATAATAAAGTTATCAATGCAGCCGTGGATGTGGTTACTACTTAAAAATCCTGTGCAAGGCGCACAGACGTCGGTTTATGCTGCTGTATCTACTCAGCTTGAGAAAAGCACCGGAAAGTATTTCAG CGATTGCGATGTAAAGACTCCGTCAGCGAATGCCATGGACGATAACCTAGCTGAGATACTGTATTCAAAGTCACTTTTGCTCGTACAACCATTCGTGGAACTTCCTGAGATTGTCACAACGAATGAGTGA
- the LOC124216203 gene encoding retinol dehydrogenase 13 isoform X1 encodes MVWMPPKIILICSFPCTVVALASLKKEHTGGTYYKGKEKLTDKVVVITGANTGIGKETALEMARRDAKVIMACRDMYKCEESRQNIVLETKNKYVYCRKCDLSSFESIRQFVDRFKKEQSKLHILVNNGGVMRCPKSTTADGIETQLGVNHMGHFLLTNLLLDRLKSSAPSRIINVSSIAHKRGDIDVTDLNSEKDYDPAKAYAQSKLANILFTNELARKLQGTGVTANAVHPGIVDTDIIRHMGFYNSTFSKIFLYPFAWPFIKTPKQGAQTCIYAALDPSLKDVSGTSLSSNCEEADTAPQAKDEKLAKWLWLTSEKWTRLNAT; translated from the exons ATGGTTTGGATGCCgccgaaaataattttaatctgCAGCTTTCCATGCACCGTCGTCGCTCTGGCAAGCTTGAAAAA GGAACACACCGGTGGCACCTATTACAAGGGCAAGGAAAAGTTGACAGATAAGGTCGTTGTAATAACTGGTGCTAATACGGGAATTGGCAAAGAAACTGCGCTGGAAATGGCCAGGAGGGACGCCAAGGTTATCATGGCATGCCGGGATATGTATAAGTGCGAAGAG tcGCGTCAAAATATAGTCTtagaaacgaaaaacaaatacGTCTACTGCAGGAAGTGTGACTTGAGCTCGTTTGAGAGTATTCGTCAATTTGTTGATAGGTTTAAGAAAG AACAATCGAAGCTTCACATTCTCGTCAACAATGGAGGTGTTATGCGTTGCCCAAAAAGCACAACGGCAGATGGGATAGAAACTCAACTGGGGGTTAATCACATGGGGCATTTTTTGCTCACAAATTTACTGCTGGACAGACTTAAATCCTCAGCTCCGTCGCGAATAATCAATGTTTCAAGCATAGCGCATAAACGTGGTGACATCGATGTTACGGATTTAAACAGTGAGAAGGATTATGACCCAGCTAAAGCTTACGCGCAGAGCAAGTTGGCTAATATTCTTTTCACCAACGAGCTGGCAAGAAAACTCCAGG GCACAGGAGTAACTGCGAATGCCGTTCATCCTGGGATTGTCGATACTGATATAATACGGCATATGGGATTTTACAATAGTACattcagtaaaatttttctttacccCTTTGCATGGCCCTTCATAAAGACTCCAAAGCAGGGGGCCCAAACTTGTATATATGCTGCACTGGATCCAAGTCTCAAAGACGTCAGTG GTACTTCTCTTTCCAGCAATTGCGAGGAGGCTGATACCGCTCCACAAGCCAAGGATGAGAAACTGGCGAAATGGTTGTGGCTAACTAGCGAGAAATGGACAAGGTTGAATGCCActtaa